In Actinoplanes sp. NBC_00393, a single genomic region encodes these proteins:
- a CDS encoding DUF6461 domain-containing protein — MSTADDYRWFQRDGNEFVLGFCLSFVKGLPAREVIRRLGRVELVDTTVTEVPGGTLMLEKNGGLGIRARINKRLSAGTDVVVVYDSEHSDAELHWLRDGDARLVCDPYAVNWRYGSDPDALLGPMRRLGFNFSAAEADDPAWVYDDDAPLRAFALAEHVTGIRFPEELVPVEAAVDDAEDLWAGVDGADERIRAAGPGGAYLARTDLPLLLALSRAGDPACREVLRWAREWAFAKAEVAGRPDADEVLGALRSGATVPDLLAHRFSEQLDPPPMAPDRQADGRLDRGSRQMLFREMMLNPVAAHPLAAACDALVAAAALDTRRDQRLHTDLRRAFPQLDALGH; from the coding sequence GTGTCGACGGCAGATGATTACCGGTGGTTCCAGCGCGATGGCAACGAGTTCGTGCTGGGTTTCTGTCTGTCGTTCGTCAAAGGGCTTCCGGCCAGGGAGGTGATTCGTCGGCTCGGTCGCGTCGAGCTTGTGGACACCACCGTGACCGAGGTTCCCGGCGGAACGCTGATGCTGGAGAAGAACGGCGGGCTGGGGATCCGGGCGAGGATCAACAAAAGGTTGTCGGCCGGCACCGACGTGGTCGTGGTCTACGACAGCGAGCACAGCGACGCGGAATTGCACTGGCTGCGTGACGGGGACGCCCGGCTGGTGTGCGACCCCTACGCGGTCAACTGGCGTTACGGCAGTGATCCCGATGCGCTGCTCGGTCCGATGCGGCGGCTCGGATTCAACTTCAGCGCGGCCGAGGCCGACGACCCAGCCTGGGTCTACGACGACGACGCGCCGCTGCGGGCGTTCGCCCTCGCCGAGCACGTGACCGGGATCCGGTTCCCGGAGGAACTGGTGCCCGTCGAGGCCGCGGTCGACGACGCGGAGGATCTCTGGGCCGGCGTCGACGGGGCTGACGAGCGGATCCGGGCCGCCGGCCCCGGTGGCGCGTACCTGGCCCGGACCGACCTGCCTCTGTTGCTCGCACTGTCCCGGGCCGGGGACCCGGCATGCCGGGAGGTCCTCCGGTGGGCCCGCGAGTGGGCCTTCGCCAAGGCCGAGGTGGCCGGCCGGCCGGACGCCGACGAGGTCCTCGGCGCGCTGCGTTCCGGCGCTACCGTGCCGGACCTGCTCGCCCACCGGTTCTCCGAGCAACTGGATCCGCCGCCGATGGCGCCGGACCGCCAGGCCGACGGCAGGCTCGACCGCGGTAGCCGGCAGATGCTGTTCCGGGAGATGATGCTGAACCCGGTCGCCGCTCATCCGCTCGCCGCGGCCTGCGACGCGCTGGTCGCGGCCGCTGCCCTGGACACCAGGCGCGACCAGCGGCTGCACACCGATTTGCGCCGCGCCTTCCCACAGCTCGACGCTCTCGGCCACTAA
- a CDS encoding IS701 family transposase produces MGSFAGRFARVEPRQAAAGFITGLLAGLEIKTSWQLAEQAGHTRPDAMQRLLYRAKWDADTVRDDVRQVVADSLGDSDGVLVVDETGDLKKGKHTVGVQRQYTGTAGRIENAQVGVFLTYASRHGHTLIDRRVYLPESWTSDRERCEQAGVPGDIAFATRSQLAENMITAAVAAHVPARWAAADEAYGNNRHLRSELRKLRLGYVLAVSRDHLLPLDGGKTRRRADLVVADLPATAWTRRSAGDGSKGPRYYDWAWLADVGADGDPDDDGRHSVLIRRNNTTDELAFYRCWAPGPVTLAHLVRIAGIRWTVEEGFQAGKGQVGLDQHQVRRWNSWHRFTTLALAALAILAICAAEATNTEQAEDPDMIPLTVNEIRRLINVFRDQPTRSTNYRLHWSGWRRRHQAQARRAHYTRRLNLEFQS; encoded by the coding sequence ATCGGATCGTTCGCGGGCCGGTTCGCCCGGGTGGAACCGCGGCAGGCTGCGGCCGGGTTCATCACCGGGCTGCTCGCGGGCCTGGAGATCAAGACGAGCTGGCAGCTGGCCGAGCAGGCGGGGCATACCCGTCCGGACGCGATGCAACGGCTGCTCTATCGGGCGAAATGGGATGCTGACACGGTGCGCGACGACGTGCGCCAGGTCGTTGCGGACTCCCTCGGTGACTCCGATGGTGTCCTCGTGGTCGACGAGACCGGCGACCTGAAGAAGGGAAAGCACACCGTCGGGGTCCAGCGCCAGTACACCGGAACCGCGGGCCGGATCGAGAACGCCCAGGTCGGAGTGTTTCTGACCTATGCGAGTCGGCACGGGCACACCCTGATCGACCGCCGCGTGTATCTGCCCGAGTCCTGGACCAGCGACCGTGAACGGTGCGAGCAGGCCGGCGTCCCGGGCGACATCGCGTTCGCCACCCGCTCGCAACTGGCCGAGAACATGATCACCGCGGCGGTCGCCGCGCACGTCCCGGCCCGATGGGCCGCCGCGGACGAGGCTTACGGCAACAATCGTCACCTGCGTTCCGAGCTGCGCAAACTGCGTCTGGGTTACGTCCTGGCCGTCTCCCGCGATCACCTGCTGCCGCTCGACGGCGGCAAGACCCGCCGCCGCGCCGACCTCGTCGTCGCCGATCTACCGGCCACGGCGTGGACCCGGCGCAGCGCCGGCGATGGATCGAAAGGGCCCCGCTACTACGACTGGGCCTGGCTCGCTGACGTCGGCGCTGACGGCGACCCGGACGACGACGGCCGGCACAGCGTACTGATCCGCCGTAACAACACGACCGATGAGCTGGCCTTCTACCGCTGCTGGGCGCCCGGCCCGGTCACGCTGGCACACCTTGTGCGCATCGCAGGAATTCGATGGACGGTAGAGGAGGGTTTCCAAGCTGGAAAGGGGCAGGTGGGGCTGGACCAGCATCAGGTCCGGCGATGGAATTCCTGGCACCGGTTCACCACGCTCGCGCTGGCCGCCCTCGCTATCCTCGCGATCTGCGCCGCCGAAGCCACCAACACCGAACAGGCCGAAGACCCCGACATGATCCCGCTGACCGTCAACGAGATCCGCCGTCTGATCAACGTCTTCCGCGACCAGCCAACACGCAGCACCAACTACCGTTTGCACTGGTCAGGATGGCGACGCCGACACCAAGCCCAAGCCAGACGAGCCCACTACACCCGCCGCCTCAACCTCGAGTTTCAGTCATGA
- a CDS encoding uridine kinase family protein translates to MGFELGERIAASVTERAPVNGIRVIGVDGPSGSGKSFLASRLSSLLAAPIIEIDDFVSWDCFAGWWPRFDEQVLSPLLAGRDATYQARDWSGDWYGSTLGAWKTQPWSPTVIIEGVTCTRRDTIGRLAYAIWVEAPAELRLARGLARDTHFPGKEDLWKRWMREEDEFFSADGTRERADCIVDTSACGVNPST, encoded by the coding sequence GTGGGCTTCGAACTCGGTGAGCGGATCGCCGCCTCCGTTACCGAACGGGCGCCGGTCAACGGCATCCGGGTCATCGGCGTCGATGGCCCCAGCGGGTCGGGCAAGAGTTTCCTTGCGTCGCGCCTGTCGAGCCTCCTGGCGGCACCCATCATCGAGATCGACGACTTCGTTTCGTGGGATTGCTTCGCGGGATGGTGGCCGCGCTTCGATGAACAGGTCCTGTCGCCCCTCCTGGCCGGCCGCGACGCGACGTACCAGGCCAGGGACTGGAGTGGTGACTGGTACGGATCGACGCTCGGCGCTTGGAAGACGCAACCATGGTCGCCCACAGTGATCATCGAGGGCGTCACGTGCACTCGTCGAGACACCATCGGGCGTCTGGCGTACGCGATCTGGGTCGAGGCTCCTGCGGAACTGAGGCTGGCCCGCGGCCTGGCCAGGGACACCCACTTCCCCGGCAAGGAGGATCTGTGGAAACGGTGGATGCGTGAAGAGGACGAGTTCTTCAGCGCAGACGGAACACGCGAACGTGCCGACTGCATCGTCGACACGTCAGCTTGCGGTGTGAATCCGAGTACGTAA